The proteins below are encoded in one region of Scatophagus argus isolate fScaArg1 chromosome 24, fScaArg1.pri, whole genome shotgun sequence:
- the LOC124055558 gene encoding NACHT, LRR and PYD domains-containing protein 12-like isoform X2 yields the protein MDVNSAGGSLTMDLREGIDEGILPSKVTWFAEPDSSTKGPSPEQPERPDSPVPSCVSMRSNKSLESPLTFRKQRSAETGVVTEGPDSPVPSCVSMRSNKSLESPLTFRKQRSAETGVLEERPDSPVPSCMSMRSNKSLESPLTFRKHCSPETGVLEERPDSPVPSCMSMRSNKSLESPLTFRKHCSPETGVLEERPDSPVPSCVSLKSRESPLTFRKQHFPITDCKDAEVFFLHRRQEMSEVHVGQSSGEDQTESGSVFTLLEENIVGFVKEELKKMQRVLSSECSDDEMMDGSDEEDVRSCRQAFQKIVQHFLRRIEQEELAVALQMKSPEACQRKLKSSLKQKFQCLFEGIAKTGDPVLLNEVYTELYITEGGAAELSDEHEVRQIETAARKPARPETTIRCENIFKPSPGRDGPIRTVMTKGVAGIGKTVLTQKFTLDWAEDKTNRDIRFIFPFTFRELNQLKDKKFSLVKLVHHFFGETKEAGMCRFDKFQIVFIFDGLDECRLPLDFHNKEVLTEVTESTSVDVLLTNLIRGNLLPSARLWITTRPAAANQIPPECVDMVTEVRGFTDPQKEEYFRKRFRDEEQAGRIISHIKTSRSLHIMCHIPVFCWITATVLEDVLKTREGGELPKTLTEMYIHFLVVQAKLWTIKYPAGPAAGTAAGTWSHWNPGSRDMVLSLGKLAFEQLQKGNLIFYESDLTECGIDITAASVYSGVFTQIFKEERGLYDKKLFCFVHLSIQEFLAALYVFLTFTNSGINLLSQSKTWWSNLLKDKSKLPYLFQSAVDMALQSPNGHLDLFLRFLLGLSLETNQTLLRGLMTHTGNSSHTNRETVQYIKSVIRKNLTAEKSINLFHCLNELNDCSLEEEIQQYLSAGSLSTDKLSPAQWSALAFILLSSEKDLDVFDLKKYSASEEGLMRLLPVVKASNKSLLGGCELSEKSCEALASLVSSQSSRLRELDLSNNNLQDSGVKLISSGLENPHCKLKMLGLSHNNLTENCCLELSSVLSTKLSGLRDLDLSYNNLQDSGVKLLSVGLQSPHCALDKLRLIGCNLSDKSRETLASVLSHQSCTLRELDLSNNDLQDSGAMLFASAQESRPCRLETLRLVQARLTEKCCQEFSSVLSSVSCGLRELDLSHNDLQDSGVKLLLAGLGSPQCQLQTLRLSQTNLTEKCCQEISSVLSSQSSSLRELDLSNNDLQDSGVTLLSAGLRGPHCTLETLRLNGCKLSEGSCEALASVLSSQSLGLKELEMSNNDLQDSGVKLLCAALKSPHCVLETLRLSHTRLTEKSCQEFSAVLTVKSSSLRELDLSNNDLQDSGVKRLSDGLRSPHCRLETFRLSGCLITEDGCSSLASALRSNPSCLRELDLSYNYPRDSGVKQLSAGLEDPRWRLDTLSVDLGCVQWLSSGLKKYVCELTLDPNTAHKNVLLSEDKRKVMLSMEKQPYPEHPDRFDWCYQLLCTTGLNGRCYWEVDWEVGVDIGVTYKGLRRRGALDGSRLGWNDKSWSLEFTAQCYYAWHNNIRTALLAPPSSASNRVGVYLDWPAGTLSYYTVLPDTRIHLCTFHCAFVEPLYPAFGFLSLESSVSLC from the exons ATGGATGTTAATTCAGCAG GTGGAAGCTTAACTATGGATCTGCGTGAAGGGATCGATGAGGGAATCCTCCCATCCAAAGTGACCTGGTTTGCGGAACCTGACAGCTCGACCAAAGGGCCGAG CCCAGAGCAGCCGGAGAGACCAGACTCTCCTGtgcccagctgtgtgtccatgaggAGCAACAAGTCGCTGGAGTCGCCCCTCACTTTCCGAAAACAACGTTCTGCTGAAACAGG ggTCGTGACAGAGGGACCAGACTCTCCTGtgcccagctgtgtgtccatgaggAGCAACAAGTCGCTGGAGTCGCCCCTCACTTTCCGAAAACAACGTTCTGCTGAAACAGG GGTCCTGGAAGAGAGACCAGACTCTCCTGTGCCCAGCTGTATGTCCATGAGGAGCAACAAGTCGCTGGAGTCGCCCCTCACTTTCAGAAAACATTGTTCTCCTGAAACAGG GGTCCTGGAGGAGAGACCGGACTCTCCTGTGCCCAGCTGTATGTCCATGAGGAGCAACAAGTCGCTGGAGTCGCCCCTCACTTTCAGAAAACATTGTTCTCCTGAAACAGG GGTCCTGGAGGAGAGACCCGACTCTCCTGTGCCCAGCTGTGTGTCCCTGAAGTCACGGGAGTCACCTCTCACTTTTCGAAAACAACATTTTCCCATAACAGA CTGTAAAGATGCTGAGGTGTTTTTCCTCCACAGACGACAGGAAATGTCAGAAGTCCATGTTGGTCAGTCATCAGGGGAAGATCAAACTGAGAGTGGCTCTGTATTTACG CTGCTCGAGGAGAACATCGTCGGTTTTGTGAAGGAAGAGCTGAAGAAGATGCAGAGAGTTCTGAGTTCAGAGTGCTCAGATGACGAGATGATGGACGGCAGCGACGAAGAGGACGTGAGGAGCTGCAGACAGGCATTTCAGAAAATTGTGCagcacttcctgaggagaatagagcaggaggagctggctgtCGCCCTGCAGATGA AATCTCCAGAGGCGTGTCAGCGAAAACTCAAATCAAGTTTGAAGCAGAAGTTCCAGTGTTTGTTTGAGGGAATTGCTAAAACAGGAGACCCAGTCCTTCTGAACGAGGTCTACACAGAGCTCTACATCACCGAAGGGGGGGCTGCAGAGCTCAGTGATGAACAcgaggtcagacagattgaaacagcaGCCAGGAAACCAGCCAGACCAGAAACAACAATCAGATGTGAGAACATCTTTAAACCCTCCCCTGGAAGAGAcggaccaatcagaacagtgatgacaaagggagtggcCGGCATTGGGAAAACGGTCTTAACgcagaagttcactctggactgggctgagGACAAAACCAACCGGGACATCCGGTTCATATTTCCcttcactttcagagagctgaatcaGCTTAAAGACAAAAAGTTCAGCTTGGTGAAACTTGTTCATCACTTCTTTGGTGAGACCAAAGAAGCAGGAATGTGCAGGTTTGACAAATTCCAGattgtgttcatctttgacggtctggatgagtgccgacttcctctggacttccacaaCAAGGAGGTTCTCACTGAggtcacagagtccacctcagtggatgtgctgctgacaaacctcatcagggggaatctgcttccctctgctcgcctctggataaccacacgacctgcagcagccaatcagatccctcccgagtgtgttgacatggtgacagaggtcagagggttcactgacccacagaaggaggagtacttcaggaagagattcagagatgaggagcaggccggcagaatcatctcccacatcaagacatcgcgaagcctccacatcatgtgccacatcccagtcttctgctggatcactgctacagttctggaggatgtgttgaagaccagagagggaggagagctgcccaagaccctgactgagatgtacatccacttcctggtggttcagGCCAAACTGTGGACCATCAAGTATCCTGCTGGGCCAGCAGCTGGGACAGCAGCTGGGACATGGTCACACTGGAATCCAGGGAGCAGAGACATGGTTTTGTCTttgggaaaactggcttttgagcagctgcagaaaggcaacctgatcttctatgaatcagacctgacCGAGTGTGGCATCGATATCACAGCAGCTTCGgtgtactcaggagtgttcacgcagatctttaaagaggagagaggccTGTATGACAAGAAGCTGTTCTGCTTTGTTCACCTGAGCattcaggagtttctggctgctctttATGTCTTTCTGACTTTTACCAACTCTGGCATTAATCTGCTTTCTCAGTCAAAAACCTGGTGGTCTAATCTATTAAAGGACAAATCTAAACTGCCATACCTGTTCCAGAGTGCCGTGGACATGGCTTTACAGAGTCCGAACGGGCACCTGGATTTGTTCCTCCGTTTCCTCCTGGGCCTTTCACTGGAAACCAATCAGACTCTACTACGAGGCCtgatgacacacacaggaaatagCTCGCACACCAATCGGGAGACGGTCCAGTACATCAAGAGTGTGATCAGGAAGAATCTGACCGCGGAGAAAagcatcaatctgttccactgtctgaacGAGCTGAATGATTGTTCTCTGGAGGAAGAGATCCAGCAGTACCTGAGCGCAGGGAGCCTGTCCACAGACaaactgtctcctgctcagtggtcgGCTCTGGCCTTCATCCTGCTGTCGTCAGAGAAAGACCTGGACGTCTTTGACCTGAAGAAGTACTCTGCTTCTGAGGAAGGTCTTATGAGGCTGCTGCCTGTGGTCAAAGCTTCCAATAAGTCTCT GCTGGGTGGCTGTGAGCTGTCAGAGaaaagctgtgaagctctggcATCACTCGTCAGCTCCCAGTCGTCTcgtctgagagagctggacctgagcaACAACAACTTGCAGGATTCGGGAGTGAAGCTGATCTCATCTGGACTGGAGAATCCACACTGCAAGCTGAAAATGCTGGG GTTGAGCCACAATAACCTCACAGAGAATTGCTGCCTGGAATTGTCATCAGTTCTCAGCACCAAGCTTTCTGGTCTGAGAGACCTGGACTTGAGTTACAACAACCTGCAGGACTCGGGAGTGAAGCTCCTGTCTGTTGGACTGCAAAGTCCTCACTGTGCACTGGACAAGCTCAG GCTCATTGGCTGTAATTTATCAGACAAAAGCCGTGAGACTCTGGCTTCGGTTCTCAGCCACCAGTCCTGTACTCTGAGGGAGCTGGATCTGAGTAACAAtgacctgcaggattcaggagcGATGCTGTTCGCTTCTGCACAGGAGAGTCGGCCGTGTCGTCTGGAAACTCTCAG GTTGGTTCAAGCAAGGCTCACAGAGAAATGCTGTCAAGAGTTCTCATCGGTCCTCAGCTCCGTGTCCTGtggtctgagagagctggacctgagtcACAATGACCTGCAGGACTCAGGAGTGAAACTGCTCTTAGCTGGACTGGGAAGTCCCCAGTGTCAACTCCAAACCCTCAG GTTGAGTCAAACCAACCTCACAGAGAAATGCTGCCAGGAGATCTCATCAGtcctcagctcccagtcctccagtctgagagagctggacctcaGCAACAATGACCTGCAGGACTCCGGAGTGACTCTGCTTTCTGCTGGACTGAGAGGTCCACACTGTACGCTGGAAACCCTCAG GCTGAATGGCTGTAAGTTGTCTGAAGGCAGCTGTGAAGCTCTGGCATCAGTTCTCAGCTCACAGTCTCTTGGTCTGAAGGAGCTGGAGATGAGTAACAACGACTTGCAGGACTCgggagtgaagctgctgtgtgctgcactGAAGAGTCCACACTGTGTGCTGGAAACTCTCAG GCTGAGTCACACCAGGCTCACAGAGAAAAGCTGTCAGGAGTTCTCAGCAGTTCTGACTGTCAAGTCGTCCAGCCTCAGAGAACTGGACTTGAGTAACAacgacctgcaggattcaggagtgaagaGGCTCTCTGATGGACTGAGGAGTCCACATTGTAGGCTGGAAACTTTCAG GTTGTCAGGCTGTTTGATCACAGAGGACGGCTGCTCTTCTCTGGCCTCGGCTTTGAGATCCAACCCCTCgtgtctgagagagctggacctgagctacaatTACCCAAGAGACTCAGGAGTGAAGCAGCTCTCAGCTGGACTGGAGGATCCACGCTGGAGACTGGATACTCTCAG TGTGGATCTTGGGTGTGTTCAGTGGCTGAGCTCCGGTCTGAAGAAGT ATGTCTGTGAACTCACGCTGGACCCGAACACAGCGCACAAAAACGTCCTCCTGTCCGAGGACAAGCGAAAGGTGATGCTGTCGATGGAGAAGCAGCCGTATCCCGAACACCCGGACAGATTCGACTGGTGCTACCAGCTGCTGTGCACAACTGGTCTGAACGGTCGCTGTTACTGGGAGGTGGACTGGGAAGTCGGGGTCGATATTGGAGTGACTTACAAAGGACTGAGACGGAGAGGAGCCCTTGACGGCAGCAGGCTTGGCTGGAATGACAAGTCGTGGAGTCTGGAATTCACTGCTCAGTGTTACTACGCCTGGCACAACAACATACGCACGGCTCTTCTCGCTCCTCCGTCCTCCGCCTCGAACAGAGTCGGAGTGTATCTGGACTGGCCTGCAGGGACGCTGTCCTACTACACAGTTTTACCTGACACTCGGATCCACCTGTGCACCTTCCACTGTGCCTTCGTTGAACCTCTCTACCCTGCTTTTGGGTTCTTGTCGCTGGAGTCGTCCGTGTCCTTGTGTTAA
- the LOC124055558 gene encoding NACHT, LRR and PYD domains-containing protein 12-like isoform X3 → MDVNSAGGSLTMDLREGIDEGILPSKVTWFAEPDSSTKGPSPEQPERPDSPVPSCVSMRSNKSLESPLTFRKQRSAETGVVTEGPDSPVPSCVSMRSNKSLESPLTFRKQRSAETGVLEERPDSPVPSCMSMRSNKSLESPLTFRKHCSPETGVLEERPDSPVPSCMSMRSNKSLESPLTFRKHCSPETGVLEERPDSPVPSCVSLKSRESPLTFRKQHFPITERQEMSEVHVGQSSGEDQTESGSVFTLLEENIVGFVKEELKKMQRVLSSECSDDEMMDGSDEEDVRSCRQAFQKIVQHFLRRIEQEELAVALQMSTMILERWESPEACQRKLKSSLKQKFQCLFEGIAKTGDPVLLNEVYTELYITEGGAAELSDEHEVRQIETAARKPARPETTIRCENIFKPSPGRDGPIRTVMTKGVAGIGKTVLTQKFTLDWAEDKTNRDIRFIFPFTFRELNQLKDKKFSLVKLVHHFFGETKEAGMCRFDKFQIVFIFDGLDECRLPLDFHNKEVLTEVTESTSVDVLLTNLIRGNLLPSARLWITTRPAAANQIPPECVDMVTEVRGFTDPQKEEYFRKRFRDEEQAGRIISHIKTSRSLHIMCHIPVFCWITATVLEDVLKTREGGELPKTLTEMYIHFLVVQAKLWTIKYPAGPAAGTAAGTWSHWNPGSRDMVLSLGKLAFEQLQKGNLIFYESDLTECGIDITAASVYSGVFTQIFKEERGLYDKKLFCFVHLSIQEFLAALYVFLTFTNSGINLLSQSKTWWSNLLKDKSKLPYLFQSAVDMALQSPNGHLDLFLRFLLGLSLETNQTLLRGLMTHTGNSSHTNRETVQYIKSVIRKNLTAEKSINLFHCLNELNDCSLEEEIQQYLSAGSLSTDKLSPAQWSALAFILLSSEKDLDVFDLKKYSASEEGLMRLLPVVKASNKSLLGGCELSEKSCEALASLVSSQSSRLRELDLSNNNLQDSGVKLISSGLENPHCKLKMLGLSHNNLTENCCLELSSVLSTKLSGLRDLDLSYNNLQDSGVKLLSVGLQSPHCALDKLRLIGCNLSDKSRETLASVLSHQSCTLRELDLSNNDLQDSGAMLFASAQESRPCRLETLRLVQARLTEKCCQEFSSVLSSVSCGLRELDLSHNDLQDSGVKLLLAGLGSPQCQLQTLRLSQTNLTEKCCQEISSVLSSQSSSLRELDLSNNDLQDSGVTLLSAGLRGPHCTLETLRLNGCKLSEGSCEALASVLSSQSLGLKELEMSNNDLQDSGVKLLCAALKSPHCVLETLRLSHTRLTEKSCQEFSAVLTVKSSSLRELDLSNNDLQDSGVKRLSDGLRSPHCRLETFRLSGCLITEDGCSSLASALRSNPSCLRELDLSYNYPRDSGVKQLSAGLEDPRWRLDTLSVDLGCVQWLSSGLKKYVCELTLDPNTAHKNVLLSEDKRKVMLSMEKQPYPEHPDRFDWCYQLLCTTGLNGRCYWEVDWEVGVDIGVTYKGLRRRGALDGSRLGWNDKSWSLEFTAQCYYAWHNNIRTALLAPPSSASNRVGVYLDWPAGTLSYYTVLPDTRIHLCTFHCAFVEPLYPAFGFLSLESSVSLC, encoded by the exons ATGGATGTTAATTCAGCAG GTGGAAGCTTAACTATGGATCTGCGTGAAGGGATCGATGAGGGAATCCTCCCATCCAAAGTGACCTGGTTTGCGGAACCTGACAGCTCGACCAAAGGGCCGAG CCCAGAGCAGCCGGAGAGACCAGACTCTCCTGtgcccagctgtgtgtccatgaggAGCAACAAGTCGCTGGAGTCGCCCCTCACTTTCCGAAAACAACGTTCTGCTGAAACAGG ggTCGTGACAGAGGGACCAGACTCTCCTGtgcccagctgtgtgtccatgaggAGCAACAAGTCGCTGGAGTCGCCCCTCACTTTCCGAAAACAACGTTCTGCTGAAACAGG GGTCCTGGAAGAGAGACCAGACTCTCCTGTGCCCAGCTGTATGTCCATGAGGAGCAACAAGTCGCTGGAGTCGCCCCTCACTTTCAGAAAACATTGTTCTCCTGAAACAGG GGTCCTGGAGGAGAGACCGGACTCTCCTGTGCCCAGCTGTATGTCCATGAGGAGCAACAAGTCGCTGGAGTCGCCCCTCACTTTCAGAAAACATTGTTCTCCTGAAACAGG GGTCCTGGAGGAGAGACCCGACTCTCCTGTGCCCAGCTGTGTGTCCCTGAAGTCACGGGAGTCACCTCTCACTTTTCGAAAACAACATTTTCCCATAACAGA ACGACAGGAAATGTCAGAAGTCCATGTTGGTCAGTCATCAGGGGAAGATCAAACTGAGAGTGGCTCTGTATTTACG CTGCTCGAGGAGAACATCGTCGGTTTTGTGAAGGAAGAGCTGAAGAAGATGCAGAGAGTTCTGAGTTCAGAGTGCTCAGATGACGAGATGATGGACGGCAGCGACGAAGAGGACGTGAGGAGCTGCAGACAGGCATTTCAGAAAATTGTGCagcacttcctgaggagaatagagcaggaggagctggctgtCGCCCTGCAGATGAGTACGATGATTTTGGAACGGTGGG AATCTCCAGAGGCGTGTCAGCGAAAACTCAAATCAAGTTTGAAGCAGAAGTTCCAGTGTTTGTTTGAGGGAATTGCTAAAACAGGAGACCCAGTCCTTCTGAACGAGGTCTACACAGAGCTCTACATCACCGAAGGGGGGGCTGCAGAGCTCAGTGATGAACAcgaggtcagacagattgaaacagcaGCCAGGAAACCAGCCAGACCAGAAACAACAATCAGATGTGAGAACATCTTTAAACCCTCCCCTGGAAGAGAcggaccaatcagaacagtgatgacaaagggagtggcCGGCATTGGGAAAACGGTCTTAACgcagaagttcactctggactgggctgagGACAAAACCAACCGGGACATCCGGTTCATATTTCCcttcactttcagagagctgaatcaGCTTAAAGACAAAAAGTTCAGCTTGGTGAAACTTGTTCATCACTTCTTTGGTGAGACCAAAGAAGCAGGAATGTGCAGGTTTGACAAATTCCAGattgtgttcatctttgacggtctggatgagtgccgacttcctctggacttccacaaCAAGGAGGTTCTCACTGAggtcacagagtccacctcagtggatgtgctgctgacaaacctcatcagggggaatctgcttccctctgctcgcctctggataaccacacgacctgcagcagccaatcagatccctcccgagtgtgttgacatggtgacagaggtcagagggttcactgacccacagaaggaggagtacttcaggaagagattcagagatgaggagcaggccggcagaatcatctcccacatcaagacatcgcgaagcctccacatcatgtgccacatcccagtcttctgctggatcactgctacagttctggaggatgtgttgaagaccagagagggaggagagctgcccaagaccctgactgagatgtacatccacttcctggtggttcagGCCAAACTGTGGACCATCAAGTATCCTGCTGGGCCAGCAGCTGGGACAGCAGCTGGGACATGGTCACACTGGAATCCAGGGAGCAGAGACATGGTTTTGTCTttgggaaaactggcttttgagcagctgcagaaaggcaacctgatcttctatgaatcagacctgacCGAGTGTGGCATCGATATCACAGCAGCTTCGgtgtactcaggagtgttcacgcagatctttaaagaggagagaggccTGTATGACAAGAAGCTGTTCTGCTTTGTTCACCTGAGCattcaggagtttctggctgctctttATGTCTTTCTGACTTTTACCAACTCTGGCATTAATCTGCTTTCTCAGTCAAAAACCTGGTGGTCTAATCTATTAAAGGACAAATCTAAACTGCCATACCTGTTCCAGAGTGCCGTGGACATGGCTTTACAGAGTCCGAACGGGCACCTGGATTTGTTCCTCCGTTTCCTCCTGGGCCTTTCACTGGAAACCAATCAGACTCTACTACGAGGCCtgatgacacacacaggaaatagCTCGCACACCAATCGGGAGACGGTCCAGTACATCAAGAGTGTGATCAGGAAGAATCTGACCGCGGAGAAAagcatcaatctgttccactgtctgaacGAGCTGAATGATTGTTCTCTGGAGGAAGAGATCCAGCAGTACCTGAGCGCAGGGAGCCTGTCCACAGACaaactgtctcctgctcagtggtcgGCTCTGGCCTTCATCCTGCTGTCGTCAGAGAAAGACCTGGACGTCTTTGACCTGAAGAAGTACTCTGCTTCTGAGGAAGGTCTTATGAGGCTGCTGCCTGTGGTCAAAGCTTCCAATAAGTCTCT GCTGGGTGGCTGTGAGCTGTCAGAGaaaagctgtgaagctctggcATCACTCGTCAGCTCCCAGTCGTCTcgtctgagagagctggacctgagcaACAACAACTTGCAGGATTCGGGAGTGAAGCTGATCTCATCTGGACTGGAGAATCCACACTGCAAGCTGAAAATGCTGGG GTTGAGCCACAATAACCTCACAGAGAATTGCTGCCTGGAATTGTCATCAGTTCTCAGCACCAAGCTTTCTGGTCTGAGAGACCTGGACTTGAGTTACAACAACCTGCAGGACTCGGGAGTGAAGCTCCTGTCTGTTGGACTGCAAAGTCCTCACTGTGCACTGGACAAGCTCAG GCTCATTGGCTGTAATTTATCAGACAAAAGCCGTGAGACTCTGGCTTCGGTTCTCAGCCACCAGTCCTGTACTCTGAGGGAGCTGGATCTGAGTAACAAtgacctgcaggattcaggagcGATGCTGTTCGCTTCTGCACAGGAGAGTCGGCCGTGTCGTCTGGAAACTCTCAG GTTGGTTCAAGCAAGGCTCACAGAGAAATGCTGTCAAGAGTTCTCATCGGTCCTCAGCTCCGTGTCCTGtggtctgagagagctggacctgagtcACAATGACCTGCAGGACTCAGGAGTGAAACTGCTCTTAGCTGGACTGGGAAGTCCCCAGTGTCAACTCCAAACCCTCAG GTTGAGTCAAACCAACCTCACAGAGAAATGCTGCCAGGAGATCTCATCAGtcctcagctcccagtcctccagtctgagagagctggacctcaGCAACAATGACCTGCAGGACTCCGGAGTGACTCTGCTTTCTGCTGGACTGAGAGGTCCACACTGTACGCTGGAAACCCTCAG GCTGAATGGCTGTAAGTTGTCTGAAGGCAGCTGTGAAGCTCTGGCATCAGTTCTCAGCTCACAGTCTCTTGGTCTGAAGGAGCTGGAGATGAGTAACAACGACTTGCAGGACTCgggagtgaagctgctgtgtgctgcactGAAGAGTCCACACTGTGTGCTGGAAACTCTCAG GCTGAGTCACACCAGGCTCACAGAGAAAAGCTGTCAGGAGTTCTCAGCAGTTCTGACTGTCAAGTCGTCCAGCCTCAGAGAACTGGACTTGAGTAACAacgacctgcaggattcaggagtgaagaGGCTCTCTGATGGACTGAGGAGTCCACATTGTAGGCTGGAAACTTTCAG GTTGTCAGGCTGTTTGATCACAGAGGACGGCTGCTCTTCTCTGGCCTCGGCTTTGAGATCCAACCCCTCgtgtctgagagagctggacctgagctacaatTACCCAAGAGACTCAGGAGTGAAGCAGCTCTCAGCTGGACTGGAGGATCCACGCTGGAGACTGGATACTCTCAG TGTGGATCTTGGGTGTGTTCAGTGGCTGAGCTCCGGTCTGAAGAAGT ATGTCTGTGAACTCACGCTGGACCCGAACACAGCGCACAAAAACGTCCTCCTGTCCGAGGACAAGCGAAAGGTGATGCTGTCGATGGAGAAGCAGCCGTATCCCGAACACCCGGACAGATTCGACTGGTGCTACCAGCTGCTGTGCACAACTGGTCTGAACGGTCGCTGTTACTGGGAGGTGGACTGGGAAGTCGGGGTCGATATTGGAGTGACTTACAAAGGACTGAGACGGAGAGGAGCCCTTGACGGCAGCAGGCTTGGCTGGAATGACAAGTCGTGGAGTCTGGAATTCACTGCTCAGTGTTACTACGCCTGGCACAACAACATACGCACGGCTCTTCTCGCTCCTCCGTCCTCCGCCTCGAACAGAGTCGGAGTGTATCTGGACTGGCCTGCAGGGACGCTGTCCTACTACACAGTTTTACCTGACACTCGGATCCACCTGTGCACCTTCCACTGTGCCTTCGTTGAACCTCTCTACCCTGCTTTTGGGTTCTTGTCGCTGGAGTCGTCCGTGTCCTTGTGTTAA